The Thunnus maccoyii chromosome 9, fThuMac1.1, whole genome shotgun sequence genome includes a region encoding these proteins:
- the bmp3 gene encoding bone morphogenetic protein 3, whose protein sequence is MALYSRFVVVLLYGWSYLCVGYCAMLKTDNFPTGRKVDFTHSVDKKQPTKEDRNLLLQDTMTEHMQMLYAKYNRAGFPFKDGNTVRSFKAHWGTLNKKQLQIFNLTSLTKSEDVLSATLHYYIGDLQNSTQGCSRSKSCSRHGPRRHSHIHMVIWSFASVDNKMRTLGQFRINVSTLYRDFISWQWKDITRVVNQAKHHDELLIGIDVASQGPQPWKKLLSDRSPYILVYANDSAISEPESVVATLQRHPSVGGEDSVSHSIHKLGQRERNNTEQEQQQPRHKRSVNVLLPLQNNELPGPEYPYETTGWDETSPYEPFDNKQARRPRKKTRKNQRHKMPLLQFDEQTIKKARKKQWNEPRNCARRYLKVDFADIGWSEWIISPKSFDAYYCSGSCQFPMPKALKPSNHATIQSIVRAVGVVPGIPEPCCVPEKMSSLSILFFDEDKNVVLKVYPNMTVDSCACR, encoded by the exons ATGGCTCTCTACTCTCGGTTTGTGGTCGTACTGCTTTACGGATGGAGTTATCTGTGCGTTGGATACTGCGCGATGCTGAAAACAGACAATTTCCCCACGGGACGAAAGGTGGATTTTACGCATTCGGTGGATAAAAAGCAACCTACGAAGGAAGACCGGAATCTGCTTTTACAGGATACAATGACGGAGCACATGCAGATGCTTTACGCGAAGTACAACCGGGCTGGTTTTCCCTTCAAGGATGGCAACACTGTCCGCAGTTTCAAAGCGCACTGGG GTACTCTAAACAAGAAGCAGCTGCAGATTTTCAACCTCACCTCCCTCACCAAGTCAGAAGACGTGCTGTCAGCCACTCTTCATTACTACATTGGAGACCTTCAGAACAGCACCCAGGGCTGTTCCAGGTCCAAAAGCTGCAGTCGCCATGGGCCCCGCAGGCACAGCCACATCCACATGGTGATCTGGAGTTTTGCCTCTGTGGATAACAAGATGAGGACTCTAGGACAATTTCGGATCAATGTGTCCACTCTGTACAGGGACTTCATATCTTGGCAGTGGAAGGACATAACTCGCGTGGTGAACCAGGCCAAACACCATGACGAGCTGCTTATTGGGATTGATGTGGCCTCGCAAGGGCCCCAGCCGTGGAAGAAGCTCCTGTCGGACCGCTCGCCCTACATCCTGGTCTACGCCAATGACTCTGCCATTTCGGAACCTGAAAGCGTGGTAGCCACCCTCCAGAGACACCCCTCGGTGGGAGGGGAGGACTCCGTTTCACACAGCATTCATAAACTGGGACAGCGTGAACGAAACAACACTGAACAAGAACAACAGCAGCCCAGGCACAAGCGCTCGGTGAACGTTCTGCTCCCTTTGCAAAACAATGAACTTCCTGGGCCTGAATACCCGTACGAGACGACCGGTTGGGATGAGACAAGTCCGTACGAACCTTTTGACAACAAGCAGGCCCGTCGGCCACGTAAAAAGACACGCAAGAATCAGAGGCACAAGATGCCCCTGCTGCAGTTCGACGAGCAGACGATCAAAAAAGCGCGAAAGAAGCAGTGGAACGAGCCCAGGAACTGCGCACGGAGGTACCtgaaagtggactttgctgACATTGGATGGAGCGAATGGATTATATCACCTAAGTCCTTTGACGCCTACTACTGCTCAGGGTCCTGCCAGTTCCCCATGCCAAAG GCTCTGAAGCCCTCTAATCATGCCACTATCCAGAGCATAGTGCGGGCGGTGGGCGTCGTCCCGGGAATCCCCGAGCCATGCTGCGTCCCAGAGAAGATGTCTTCCCTCAGCATTCTCTTCTTTGACGAGGACAAGAACGTGGTGCTGAAAGTCTACCCCAACATGACTGTAGATTCCTGCGCCTGtagatag
- the prkg2 gene encoding cGMP-dependent protein kinase 2 isoform X2, with product MRRTAETRHEQYRNFLRSVSLLANLPDDKLSKIVDCLEVEYYDKGEYVIREGEEGSTFYIIAQGKVKVTQTTEAHKQPQIINTLQKGDYFGEKALVSDDVRSANIIADENGVECLIIDRETFDQTVGTFNELQRYLQGYVATLDRDDKKRHARRSVSRHQSQPLSPDIIQLKDMVSAFSSSRPFDHLEIISTLGVGGFGRVELVRVKGKDITFALKVIKKKHIVDNRQEEHIHSERKILAEARSSFVVKLYRTFKDDKYVYMLLEACLGGEIWSLLRDRGSFDEHTAKFCVGCVTEAFDYLHRKGVLYRDLKPENLMLDSDGYIKLVDFGFAKKIKCGQKTWTFCGTPEYVAPEIILNKGHNFSVDFWSLGILVFELLTGSPPFSGSDQMMTYTFILKGIEKMDFPKKITKRPDDLIRKLCRRNPSERLGNLKNGIIDIKKHRWFNGFNWEGLKARTLPSPLKRELSGPTDHSYFDSYLPDEDNPPDELSGWDMDF from the exons ACTCCTGGCTAATCTACCAGACGACAAGCTAAGCAAAATAGTGGACTGCCTCGAGGTG GAATACTATGACAAAGGAGAGTACGTCATCcgggagggagaggagggcaGCACCTTCTACATCATCGCACAGGGAAAG GTGAAGGTGACGCAGACCACCGAGGCCCACAAACAGCCCCAGATCATCAACACGCTGCAGAAGGGAGACTACTTTGGAGAGAAAGCGCTCGTAAG tgATGATGTCAGGTCCGCTAATATCATTGCTGATGAGAACGGGGTGGAGTGCCTCATCATTGACAGAGA GACATTTGATCAGACAGTGGGCACCTTCAATGAGCTTCAGAGGTACCTCCAAGGCTACGTGGCAACACTCGATCGTGACGACAAGAAGAGACATGCCAG GAGGTCGGTGTCGCGCCACCAGAGTCAGCCGCTGTCTCCAGACATCATTCAGCTGAAGGACATGGTGTCGGCGTTTTCTTCGTCCAGGCCCTTCGACCACCTGGAGATCATCTCAACTCTCGGGGTCGGTGGTTTTGGACGAGTAGAACTG GTAAGGGTGAAAGGCAAGGACATCACCTTTGCACTAAAGGTCATCAAGAAGAAGCACATTGTTGACAACAGGCAAGAAGAACACATCCACTCGGAGAGGAAGATCCTCGCTGAGGCTCGCTCATCTTTCGTTGTCAA aCTGTATCGCACGTTCAAGGATGACAAATACGTGTACATGCTGCTGGAGGCCTGTTTGGGTGGAGAAATTTGGAGTCTGCTCAGAGACAG GGGAAGTTTTGATGAGCACACTGCCAAATTCTGCGTGGGTTGTGTCACAGAAGCTTTTGATTACCTACATCGCAAAGGTGTCCTCTACAGAGACCTGAAGCCTGAGAATCTCATGCTGGATTCTGATGGATACATCAAACTA GTTGACTTTGGCTTTGCCAAGAAGATCAAATGCGGCCAGAAGACCTGGACTTTCTGCGGGACACCGGAGTACGTAGCCCCAGAGATCATCCTCAACAAAGGCCACAACTTCAGTGTGGACTTCTGGTCGTTGGGCATCCTGGTGTTTGAGCTGCTTACTGGCAG TCCTCCGTTCTCAGGAAGTGACCAGATGATGACGTACACTTTCATCTTGAAAGGAATCGAGAAAATGGACTTCCCCAAGAAGATCACCAAAAGACCTGATGACCTCATACGCAAGCTATGCAG GCGAAATCCCTCAGAGCGACTGGGCAACCTCAAAAATGGAATAATTGACATCAAGAAGCACAG GTGGTTTAATGGCTTTAACTGGGAGGGACTGAAGGCGAGGACTTTACCATCTCCACTGAAAAGAGAA CTTTCAGGACCGACAGATCACAGCTACTTTGACAGTTATCTTCCAGATGAGGACAATCCTCCTGATGAGCTTTCTGGTTGGGACATGGACTTCTGA